The region GGCTTCACGTACGGCCTCAAACGCGCGGAGATCATCTCCGCGCAGATCAACGGCATCACGCTGCTGCTGCTCAGCGTCTGGTTCGTCTACGAGAGCGTACGCCGGCTGATCGAGCCCCCCGAGGTCGCGGGCGCGTACGTGGTCGCGACGGGGATCGCCGGGATCGTCGTCAACCTCGCCGCGACCTGGCTGCTGAGCAGGGCGAACCGGTCGAGCCTCAACGTCGAGGGCGCGTTCCAGCACATCCTGAACGACCTGTTCGCGTTCATCGCGACCACCGTCGCCGGCGCGGTGGTGTGGGCCACCGGCTGGAGCCGGGCCGACGCCCTGGCCGCGCTGGTCGTGGCCGCCCTGATGCTCAAGGCCGGTTGGGGCCTGGTGCGCGACTCCGGCCGGGTCTTCATGGAGGCCGCCCCCGCGGGCATGAGCCCCGCCGAGATCGGCCGCCGGACGGCCGCCCTGGAGCACGTGGTCGAGGTGCACGACCTCCACATCTGGGAGGTCACCTCCGGCTATCCGGCGATGTCCGCGCACATCCTGGTCTCCCCCGGCGCCGACTGCCACGCCGTACGGCAGGCCGCCCAGCGGATGGTCCACGACGAGTACGGCATCGCCCACACCACCCTCCAGGTCGACCACGCCCCTCCGGACCTGCTCGCCATCGGTGGCCCGGCCGAGCCCCACTGCGCGGAGGCGCACGGCCCGGCGCACACCAACGGACGGCCTCCCGAGGACGCCTCCGGCAGGCGCGGCCCGAACGGGTGCCCGGGACGCCGCCGGATCAGGTTCCCCCGCCCCGACCGCCTCTCCGATCACCCCTCCTGACCGTCGCGAATCATGGGTTCACCCCGCCGGGGTCCGGTCGTCGAGCGTCCATCCCCGGCTGAGGAACAGCCGGTAGCCGATGACGGCGGGAACGTCGACCCCGAGCTTTCCGGCGTCCGTGGTGAGGATCTCCTCGCTGGAGCCGAGGCGGCCCGTGCCCGGATCGATGACGAGGACCAGCCTCCTGGGCAGTCCCCTGGTCACGTCCAGGGCGACGGCCTCCCCCGCCCGGCCCGCCCGGTCGATCGTCCGGCCCAGGTATCCGAGCGGCTGACCGGCCAGCATCCGCCAGAGCGCGGCCGAGAGCCGGGGAGGGACGTTCCACTCGCCGTGGAGGTTGACGACGGCCCGGACCAGTTCCTCGGCCTCGGTCACGTCGCCGGGCACGGGTCCCGGCGGCAGGAGGGCCCGGCGGAGGGCGGCGGCGTCCGCCGGCAACCGGTCCGGCGACCAGATCGACAGCGCGGCGTCCGCCGTGAACACGTCGTCCGACACGGGGGCCACGTCGGTGGCGACTGCCGCCAACCGCTCGTTGCCGTACCCGATGACGACCGGCGTGCCGCGACGCTCGACCCGCCGCACCGGGTCCACCGGGGAGATCGGCGTCCACTGCTCCGTGACCGTGGGCACGACGGCGACGCCGGCGCGACCGCCGGAGACGGCCACGTCGAGATTCCACTCGTTGAGCCGCAGGTAGCTGTATCTGGCCCCCGCCGGTCTGATCGGGTCCGGTTGCCGTCCGGCGGCCTTCGCGAGCCGCAGCAGGATCGGACGCGCGGGCGGCAGGCTTCCCGTCATCGACGACTCACTCCCCGATCGATGGTAGGACAGCATGGCGACGGTCGGAACACGGGCGGCGGGTTCGTCCGCGGGCTCGTCCGCGGGACCCCGCCGCGCGATTCCCGCGAGAAGAGCGATCACCACGCACCCGGCCGTCAGCCACGCGACCGTCGCGCCCCGGACCGACACGCGCCCGGCTGACCGGCAAAGCGTCCTGCGCTACGCGGCACGGCGGGTGGGCGAGGACACGGCCGGTGACATCGCCGGTGAGACGTTCTCCATCGCCTGGCGGAGGCTGCGGGACGTGCCGCCGCGGGACGCGGACGTGCTGCCCTGGTTGTACGGGGTCGCGCGGCGCGTCAT is a window of Microbispora sp. NBC_01189 DNA encoding:
- a CDS encoding RNA polymerase sigma factor, producing the protein MATVGTRAAGSSAGSSAGPRRAIPARRAITTHPAVSHATVAPRTDTRPADRQSVLRYAARRVGEDTAGDIAGETFSIAWRRLRDVPPRDADVLPWLYGVARRVIANEERRERRSGRLLARLASFARSGRTAAGDPGEDVVAATALEEVLHRMSPAFSPPCATIG
- a CDS encoding cation diffusion facilitator family transporter codes for the protein MSETGTGHEPPHETAYETAHEDLRGPRRGTGQAPGHGRGRGHGHGHGHAVSAEADRRLLTGALVLILGFMAAEVVVGVVAHSLALVSDAGHMLTDAIAIAFAIVAMRIAARPPQGGFTYGLKRAEIISAQINGITLLLLSVWFVYESVRRLIEPPEVAGAYVVATGIAGIVVNLAATWLLSRANRSSLNVEGAFQHILNDLFAFIATTVAGAVVWATGWSRADALAALVVAALMLKAGWGLVRDSGRVFMEAAPAGMSPAEIGRRTAALEHVVEVHDLHIWEVTSGYPAMSAHILVSPGADCHAVRQAAQRMVHDEYGIAHTTLQVDHAPPDLLAIGGPAEPHCAEAHGPAHTNGRPPEDASGRRGPNGCPGRRRIRFPRPDRLSDHPS